One segment of Acidianus sp. HS-5 DNA contains the following:
- the cas5a gene encoding type I-A CRISPR-associated protein Cas5a, translated as MKGILISGLHHWGFSVRVPKASAGGSSYPYVPISTILGALSRGYCSSYAVKDGTSCTEEFISNYKPYIFWVAYGTDEPRLLHYADILREQRVSYRQDKYRRRIRKEKDKEIDNMREWFGVSAFGRTYAEDVKFSIAVLVKDKAEEVSKYAWQIVSLGSKESIVTVTDVKIVDAVNVETEEISTSFFIPRVCVGETEGMESYKLSVSNAYNLSKEPVGGIEDEFWIPSHGPLIGGNVKLKGKVSEECTVFKLEDKYLITLKEGLWKWLK; from the coding sequence ATGAAAGGCATTTTAATCTCAGGGTTACACCACTGGGGTTTTTCTGTAAGGGTACCAAAGGCCTCTGCAGGAGGTAGCTCTTATCCTTACGTACCGATATCAACTATACTTGGGGCCTTAAGCAGGGGTTACTGCAGTAGCTATGCCGTAAAGGACGGGACTTCTTGTACTGAGGAGTTCATTAGCAACTACAAGCCTTATATTTTCTGGGTAGCTTACGGTACTGATGAGCCAAGATTACTGCACTATGCAGACATTTTAAGGGAGCAGAGAGTCTCCTATAGGCAGGATAAGTACAGGCGGAGAATAAGGAAAGAAAAGGATAAAGAGATTGATAATATGAGGGAGTGGTTCGGTGTCTCAGCCTTCGGGAGGACTTACGCTGAGGACGTTAAGTTTTCCATAGCCGTTTTAGTCAAAGATAAGGCAGAAGAGGTCTCAAAGTACGCTTGGCAGATAGTTTCTTTAGGTAGTAAGGAGTCCATTGTAACAGTGACTGACGTAAAGATTGTAGACGCAGTTAACGTTGAGACTGAAGAGATTTCCACTAGTTTCTTCATACCCAGAGTATGCGTTGGGGAGACTGAGGGAATGGAGTCGTATAAGCTTTCTGTGTCAAACGCGTACAACCTTTCTAAGGAGCCTGTAGGAGGAATTGAGGACGAGTTCTGGATACCTTCTCACGGCCCTCTAATAGGGGGTAACGTTAAGCTTAAAGGTAAAGTAAGCGAAGAGTGTACTGTCTTTAAGCTTGAAGATAAATACTTAATAACGTTAAAGGAGGGGTTATGGAAATGGCTGAAATGA